The Candidatus Palauibacter scopulicola genome includes a region encoding these proteins:
- a CDS encoding BamA/TamA family outer membrane protein: MLRRTHALAALAALAVFSGPAAAALEGQAGRYFGRNKVVYESFDFEVLKTQHFDIYYYEESAVGAQMVGRLAERWYARLSRVLNHEFRQRQPIILYADHPDFEQTNTSGQFIDEGTQGFTEILKRRLVMPMMVSLHETDHLLGHELVHAFQFDMTGQGTGGPGLDVPGAIRLPLWFIEGMAEYLSIGPIDPFTTMWMRDALDLEDGFPTIPELADRRYFPYRYGHAFWSYIGGAFGDDRIGRILNLAARTGNALAAIEAVLEVPIGELSDRWKSELETYFADARQETRSPDDYGRRVVYEPPDEGKLHLGPALSPNGLDMVYVSQSDLFSIEMFGADARTGEVKRRLTNNAVDPHFESLQFIHSAGDWHPNGRLFAVAGIKTGNPLLTIMEAESGNIVHEIPVEGFQLGAIFTPSWSPDGSHIAFSGHSAGFTDLYVINVETGQLRRLTEDPYADLQPAWSPDGRSVAFATDRFTTDLELLVPGTYRVALLDLESGEIEPLPGFDDQFRNYNPQWSPDGESLYFVSDHDGIANLYRLDLETRERYLVTDLWTGVSGLTAISPAVSVARGTGDVAFSVNKGGPFSYEIYVIDDPEVLAGVPAPEMLVGVDASIIPPRERLSTAHAELLDNARLGLADPITFEDAEFRSPLSLDFISQPTIAFGASDFGVFFAGGAALFFSDLLGNRTLQTILQVNTSFGDLLQGTAALAGYENRSSRWNWAFIGGQVPFVTRQLGLQRVTVGGRPVNVIRDFRWFEINRELTGIVAYPFNRNSRVEFSASARQIDFSGEIEEIAFDFFTGQPLVNEVTDLQDCEGDVLSFSAGPCAFASLYTASASAALVYDSSIFGGTSPIAGQRYRLEVEPAVGTLNFLTVTGDVRRYVRAGPFTVAGRALHFGRWGGGSEDPRLGRLYLGVPSLVRGYDNRSIDVAECTVASGQAGFFSCPLIGNLIGNRVAVGNVELRLPLLGGIGVVRAPGVPPVEVGLFYDMGKAWSGETPLNCPEGNCAFEDRTWVSSAGFLTRVNVFGLMIAEINFVRPFDRPDKGWIWQFNLTPGF, translated from the coding sequence ATGCTTCGCAGAACTCACGCGCTCGCCGCGCTTGCCGCTCTCGCGGTCTTCTCGGGTCCCGCCGCAGCCGCGCTGGAAGGGCAGGCCGGCCGGTATTTCGGCCGGAACAAGGTCGTCTACGAGTCCTTCGACTTCGAGGTGCTCAAGACGCAGCACTTCGACATCTACTACTACGAGGAGAGCGCCGTCGGCGCGCAGATGGTCGGCCGCCTGGCCGAGCGCTGGTACGCCCGCCTCTCCCGGGTGCTCAATCACGAGTTCCGCCAGCGCCAGCCGATCATCCTCTACGCCGACCACCCGGATTTCGAGCAGACGAACACCTCCGGACAGTTCATCGACGAAGGCACGCAGGGCTTCACGGAGATCCTGAAGCGGCGGCTCGTCATGCCGATGATGGTGTCGCTCCACGAGACCGATCACCTGCTCGGCCACGAACTCGTGCACGCCTTCCAGTTCGACATGACGGGGCAGGGGACCGGAGGCCCGGGACTGGACGTTCCCGGCGCGATCCGGCTCCCGCTGTGGTTCATCGAAGGGATGGCCGAGTACCTCTCGATCGGGCCCATCGACCCGTTCACGACGATGTGGATGCGGGACGCCCTGGACCTGGAAGACGGGTTCCCGACGATCCCGGAACTCGCCGACCGGCGGTACTTCCCGTACCGCTACGGCCACGCGTTCTGGTCCTACATCGGCGGCGCGTTCGGGGACGACCGGATCGGCCGGATCCTCAACCTCGCCGCGCGCACGGGGAATGCGCTGGCGGCGATCGAAGCCGTCCTCGAGGTGCCGATCGGAGAGCTTTCGGACCGCTGGAAGAGCGAACTCGAGACCTACTTCGCGGACGCGCGCCAGGAGACCCGCTCCCCCGACGACTACGGGCGCCGCGTCGTCTACGAGCCGCCCGATGAGGGCAAGCTCCACCTGGGCCCGGCTCTGAGTCCCAACGGCCTCGACATGGTCTACGTCTCGCAGAGCGACCTCTTCTCGATCGAGATGTTCGGGGCCGACGCGCGCACCGGAGAGGTGAAGCGCCGCCTCACGAACAACGCGGTCGACCCGCACTTCGAGAGCCTCCAGTTCATCCACTCGGCCGGGGACTGGCACCCGAACGGCCGGCTCTTCGCGGTCGCCGGCATCAAGACGGGCAACCCGTTGCTCACGATCATGGAGGCGGAAAGCGGGAACATCGTCCATGAGATCCCGGTCGAGGGGTTTCAGCTGGGCGCGATCTTCACGCCGAGCTGGTCGCCGGACGGGTCGCACATCGCCTTCAGCGGCCACTCCGCCGGGTTCACCGACCTGTACGTGATCAACGTCGAGACCGGGCAGCTGAGGCGGCTCACGGAGGACCCGTACGCCGATCTCCAGCCCGCCTGGTCGCCCGACGGCCGGTCGGTGGCGTTCGCGACGGACCGCTTCACCACCGACCTGGAGTTGCTCGTCCCGGGGACGTACCGGGTCGCGCTGCTGGATCTGGAAAGCGGTGAGATCGAGCCGCTGCCGGGCTTCGACGACCAGTTCCGGAACTACAATCCGCAGTGGTCCCCGGACGGCGAAAGCCTGTACTTCGTGTCGGACCACGACGGGATCGCCAACCTCTACCGGCTCGACCTCGAGACGCGGGAGCGGTACCTGGTCACCGACCTGTGGACCGGCGTGAGCGGACTCACGGCCATCAGCCCGGCCGTGTCCGTGGCCCGCGGTACGGGCGATGTCGCGTTCAGCGTGAACAAGGGCGGGCCGTTCAGCTACGAGATCTACGTGATCGACGATCCGGAGGTCCTGGCCGGAGTGCCGGCGCCCGAAATGCTCGTGGGCGTCGACGCCTCGATCATCCCGCCGCGCGAACGGCTGTCGACCGCGCACGCGGAGCTGCTCGACAACGCCCGGCTCGGCCTCGCCGACCCGATTACCTTCGAGGACGCCGAGTTCCGGTCCCCGCTGTCCCTCGACTTCATCTCGCAGCCCACGATCGCCTTCGGGGCGAGCGACTTCGGCGTCTTCTTCGCGGGCGGCGCGGCGCTGTTCTTCTCGGATCTGCTCGGCAACCGCACGCTCCAGACCATCCTCCAGGTCAACACCAGCTTCGGGGATCTGCTTCAGGGCACGGCGGCCCTCGCGGGTTACGAGAACCGGTCGAGCCGCTGGAACTGGGCCTTCATCGGGGGGCAGGTGCCGTTCGTCACGCGCCAGCTCGGGCTCCAGCGGGTGACGGTCGGGGGCAGGCCCGTGAACGTCATTCGGGACTTCCGCTGGTTCGAGATCAACCGGGAGCTGACCGGGATCGTCGCCTATCCGTTCAACCGGAACTCGCGCGTCGAGTTCTCCGCCTCGGCCCGCCAGATCGACTTCTCCGGCGAGATCGAGGAGATCGCCTTCGACTTCTTCACGGGTCAGCCTCTGGTCAACGAGGTCACGGACCTGCAGGACTGCGAGGGAGACGTGCTGTCGTTCAGCGCCGGGCCCTGCGCCTTCGCGTCGCTGTACACGGCGAGCGCAAGCGCGGCCCTCGTATACGACAGTTCGATCTTCGGCGGCACGAGCCCGATCGCCGGACAGCGCTACCGGCTGGAGGTGGAGCCGGCCGTCGGAACGCTGAATTTCCTGACGGTGACGGGCGACGTCCGCCGATACGTCCGCGCCGGGCCGTTCACGGTGGCCGGACGGGCGCTTCACTTCGGCCGTTGGGGAGGCGGTTCGGAGGACCCGCGGCTGGGCCGGCTCTATCTCGGGGTGCCATCCCTCGTTCGCGGGTACGACAACCGGTCCATCGACGTCGCCGAGTGCACCGTCGCGAGCGGCCAGGCCGGGTTCTTCAGTTGTCCTCTCATCGGGAACCTCATCGGCAACCGCGTGGCGGTGGGCAACGTGGAACTGCGGCTTCCTCTCCTGGGCGGAATCGGCGTGGTCCGGGCCCCGGGGGTACCGCCGGTCGAG
- a CDS encoding septal ring lytic transglycosylase RlpA family protein — MALAGALSAQACVWSVPLATTPSAGPTTPADPSSYAVGWTQTGIASWYGEPFHGRTTASGNTYDMDAISAAHQTIPFGTRIRVDNLDNGRSIDLDVTDRGPFVAGRILDLSRGAARELEMIGPGTARVRITVIGTATPVTARGGCVVVQVASFRERGNAEAKRDELVRAGFEASIEPYENMYRVVAGPFADEPAAGRARETLGGFLRRC, encoded by the coding sequence GTGGCGCTCGCCGGCGCGCTCTCCGCTCAGGCCTGCGTGTGGTCCGTCCCCCTCGCGACGACGCCGTCCGCCGGCCCGACGACGCCCGCCGACCCGTCGAGCTACGCCGTCGGCTGGACGCAGACCGGCATCGCCTCGTGGTACGGGGAGCCGTTTCACGGCCGGACCACGGCGTCCGGCAACACCTACGACATGGATGCGATCTCCGCCGCCCACCAGACGATCCCGTTCGGGACCCGGATCCGCGTGGACAACCTCGACAACGGGCGCTCCATCGACCTCGACGTGACCGACCGCGGCCCCTTCGTGGCCGGCCGCATCCTGGACCTGTCCCGGGGGGCGGCGAGGGAGCTCGAGATGATCGGGCCCGGTACGGCCCGCGTGCGGATCACCGTCATCGGGACGGCTACCCCGGTCACCGCGCGCGGCGGCTGCGTCGTCGTCCAGGTCGCCTCCTTTCGCGAGCGCGGGAACGCCGAGGCGAAGCGGGACGAACTCGTGCGGGCGGGGTTCGAAGCCTCGATCGAGCCGTACGAAAACATGTACCGCGTCGTGGCCGGCCCCTTCGCGGATGAGCCGGCGGCCGGCCGCGCCCGCGAAACGCTGGGCGGGTTCCTGCGCCGCTGCTGA
- a CDS encoding alkaline phosphatase PhoX has protein sequence MRRAGRWAGTAALAPSLAGLAARARPAAASTRGTARGSAAYGPLRPAGPELALPEGFSYALLSVEGRPMSDGRPTPRAHDGMGLFPVSDDVVRLVRNHEDQDPPGLAVPLVSPELAYDPLAGGGTTTLEVRIEADGRAVLVRDFVSAGGTMINCAGGTTPWRSWLTCEETTFGQGRGWTVPHGYVFEVPADADEPVRAEPLRDMGRFTHEAIAVDPATGFVYETEDYNRRSGFYRFRPHTPGVLRDGGALEMLAVRGEPQVDLRTGQRPGEWRGVEWVPIENPDPPEAERNATTVWMEGFEAGGARFSRLEGCWYADRSIYFHATNGGDTQLGQVWRYVPDEEALALVFESPSEEVLSGPDNITVSPRGGILICEDNSGETHLHGLSPEGEIFPFARNILNAREFAGACFSPDGRTLFINLQGDTISMGPGNLGYTFAIWGPWERGPL, from the coding sequence GTGCGCCGCGCCGGACGCTGGGCCGGGACCGCCGCGCTCGCGCCCTCGCTCGCGGGTCTCGCGGCGCGCGCCCGGCCGGCGGCCGCGTCCACGCGCGGGACGGCTCGCGGATCCGCCGCATATGGACCCCTGCGCCCTGCGGGTCCGGAACTCGCGCTCCCCGAAGGGTTCTCCTACGCCCTCCTCAGCGTGGAGGGCCGCCCGATGTCCGATGGCCGGCCCACGCCCCGCGCGCACGACGGCATGGGGCTCTTTCCGGTGAGCGACGACGTCGTCCGCCTGGTCCGAAACCATGAGGATCAGGACCCGCCCGGCCTCGCGGTCCCGCTCGTGTCCCCCGAACTGGCGTACGATCCCCTCGCGGGCGGCGGCACGACAACGCTGGAGGTCCGGATCGAGGCGGATGGGCGTGCGGTCCTCGTGCGCGACTTCGTGAGCGCGGGGGGGACGATGATCAACTGCGCCGGGGGGACGACGCCGTGGCGCAGTTGGCTGACGTGCGAGGAGACGACCTTCGGACAGGGGCGCGGCTGGACCGTGCCGCACGGGTACGTGTTCGAGGTCCCCGCCGATGCGGACGAGCCGGTCCGGGCCGAGCCGCTGCGGGACATGGGACGGTTCACGCACGAGGCCATCGCGGTGGACCCCGCGACGGGGTTCGTCTACGAGACGGAGGACTACAACCGCCGCTCCGGCTTCTATCGCTTTCGGCCGCATACGCCCGGCGTCCTCCGGGACGGGGGCGCGCTGGAAATGCTCGCCGTGCGGGGGGAGCCGCAGGTGGATCTCCGCACCGGCCAGCGGCCGGGCGAGTGGCGCGGGGTCGAATGGGTGCCGATCGAGAACCCCGACCCGCCCGAGGCCGAGCGCAACGCGACCACGGTGTGGATGGAGGGGTTCGAGGCGGGCGGGGCCCGGTTCTCCCGGCTCGAGGGCTGCTGGTACGCGGACCGGAGCATCTACTTCCATGCGACGAACGGTGGCGACACCCAACTGGGCCAGGTGTGGCGGTACGTGCCGGACGAGGAGGCGCTCGCCCTCGTCTTCGAGTCGCCCTCGGAGGAGGTGCTCTCCGGCCCGGACAACATCACGGTGAGTCCCCGCGGCGGCATCCTCATCTGCGAGGACAACTCGGGCGAGACGCACCTCCACGGGTTGTCGCCCGAGGGGGAGATCTTTCCCTTCGCCCGGAATATCCTGAACGCGCGCGAGTTCGCGGGCGCGTGCTTCAGTCCCGATGGACGGACGTTGTTCATCAACCTCCAGGGCGACACGATCTCGATGGGCCCCGGGAATCTCGGCTACACGTTCGCCATCTGGGGGCCCTGGGAGCGGGGGCCGCTCTGA